From one Triticum aestivum cultivar Chinese Spring chromosome 4B, IWGSC CS RefSeq v2.1, whole genome shotgun sequence genomic stretch:
- the LOC123093462 gene encoding uncharacterized protein isoform X1, with translation MERQPAVRRRRAQDTNGLVASQAKINVLPCQQDDDSQGDSQMPNLPEDIWRHIHSLMPMRDAAQAACVCHAFLRSWRCHPNLTFSGTALGMNKKTCVNDEIARDFRSKVDQILKKHSGIGVKKLKLTIDMIQYYTAKDYCYVNSWLLIAVTPGIEELTLQLSMGEYNFPCSLLSNGSGESIRYLHLCGCSFRPTAELPWLKSLTKVRLHAVRFTGDELGCLLCNSFALERLVLTHCDEMVCLKIPCMLRRLRYLQVFGCEDLRAIDNKAPNISSFLYSGEHIQLSLGDTLKMEYIHLYFGRALHYACVELPSSMPNLKIANIDSRSEMANTPVPRSKFLHLKKLIISLDIIAFSYDYFSLVSLLGACPSLETLVLDVSKEKMEHVSIFTDPSDLRKGQQHHKMKRVKILGFTSAKSLVELTCHFLESITSLEYLRLESYQSRPRCCVPANKRRKCFPLPIDVLREAQRGLLAIRTYIEPKVPSMVKLRVVEPCRRCHAAVEL, from the exons ATGGAGCGGCAGCCGGcagtccggcgacggcgagctcaagACACTA ATGGATTGGTTGCTTCACAGGCCAAAATAAATGTCTTGCCCTGTCAGCAAGATGATGATTCTCAGGGTGATTCACAGATGCCAAACCTTCCAGAG GACATTTGGCGTCACATACATTCCCTGATGCCAATGCGAGATGCTGCCCAAGCTGCCTGTGTCTGTCATGCTTTTCTACGTTCCTGGAGGTGCCATCCCAACCTCACTTTTTCTGGCACAGCATTGGGTATGAATAAAAAGACTTGTGTAAATGATGAAATTGCCAGAGACTTTCGTAGCAAGGTTGACCAGATCCTGAAAAAACACTCAGGCATTGGTGTGAAGAAACTTAAACTTACGATTGACATGATTCAATATTACACTGCCAAGGATTATTGTTATGTCAACAGTTGGCTTCTGATTGCTGTCACACCAGGAATTGAGGAACTTACACTCCAACTGTCTATGGGGGAATACAATTTTCCATGCTCACTTTTGTCTAATGGGAGTGGAGAGTCAATCCGTTATCTCCATCTTTGTGGTTGCTCCTTTCGACCCACAGCTGAACTTCCTTGGTTAAAAAGCTTGACAAAAGTGCGGCTTCATGCTGTCCGTTTTACTGGGGATGAGTTAGGGTGCCTTCTGTGCAATTCTTTTGCTTTGGAGCGGTTGGTTCTCACGCATTGTGATGAGATGGTTTGCTTGAAGATCCCTTGCATGCTGCGCCGGCTCAGGTACCTACAGGTTTTTGGCTGTGAAGATCTGCGAGCGATAGACAACAAAGCTCCAAATATATCCAGCTTCTTGTACAGCGGAGAACACATTCAACTGTCACTTGGAGACACATTGAAAATGGAGTACATACACTTGTATTTCGGACGTGCACTTCATTATGCTTGTGTTGAACTTCCATCCAGCATGCCAAACCTCAAAATTGCTAATATAGATTCGAGAAGCGAG ATGGCCAATACACCAGTGCCGCGCAGCAAGTTTCTCCACCTCAAGAAGCTAATTATTAGTCTTGACATAATAGCCTTTTCCTATGATTATTTTTCTCTAGTTTCCTTGCTTGGCGCTTGCCCCTCCTTGGAGACACTGGTCTTGGAT GTATCCAAGGAGAAAATGGAGCATGTCTCCATATTCACAGATCCCTCAGATCTGAGGAAAGGACAGCAGCATCACAAGATGAAGAGAGTGAAGATCCTAGGATTCACATCTGCAAAGAGTCTTGTTGAGCTTACTTGCCATTTTCTTGAGAGCATAACATCACTTGAATACCTTAGGCTGGAGTCGTATCAGAGTCGTCCAAGGTGTTGTGTGCCTGCTAACAAACGTCGCAAGTGCTTCCCACTGCCCATTGATGTTCTGAGGGAAGCTCAACGAGGACTCTTGGCTATCAGGACATACATTGAGCCTAAAGTCCCTTCCATGGTAAAGCTACGTGTGGTTGAGCCTTGCCGCCGTTGCCATGCTGCTGTTGAACTTTAG
- the LOC123093462 gene encoding uncharacterized protein isoform X2, with product MPNLPEDIWRHIHSLMPMRDAAQAACVCHAFLRSWRCHPNLTFSGTALGMNKKTCVNDEIARDFRSKVDQILKKHSGIGVKKLKLTIDMIQYYTAKDYCYVNSWLLIAVTPGIEELTLQLSMGEYNFPCSLLSNGSGESIRYLHLCGCSFRPTAELPWLKSLTKVRLHAVRFTGDELGCLLCNSFALERLVLTHCDEMVCLKIPCMLRRLRYLQVFGCEDLRAIDNKAPNISSFLYSGEHIQLSLGDTLKMEYIHLYFGRALHYACVELPSSMPNLKIANIDSRSEMANTPVPRSKFLHLKKLIISLDIIAFSYDYFSLVSLLGACPSLETLVLDVSKEKMEHVSIFTDPSDLRKGQQHHKMKRVKILGFTSAKSLVELTCHFLESITSLEYLRLESYQSRPRCCVPANKRRKCFPLPIDVLREAQRGLLAIRTYIEPKVPSMVKLRVVEPCRRCHAAVEL from the exons ATGCCAAACCTTCCAGAG GACATTTGGCGTCACATACATTCCCTGATGCCAATGCGAGATGCTGCCCAAGCTGCCTGTGTCTGTCATGCTTTTCTACGTTCCTGGAGGTGCCATCCCAACCTCACTTTTTCTGGCACAGCATTGGGTATGAATAAAAAGACTTGTGTAAATGATGAAATTGCCAGAGACTTTCGTAGCAAGGTTGACCAGATCCTGAAAAAACACTCAGGCATTGGTGTGAAGAAACTTAAACTTACGATTGACATGATTCAATATTACACTGCCAAGGATTATTGTTATGTCAACAGTTGGCTTCTGATTGCTGTCACACCAGGAATTGAGGAACTTACACTCCAACTGTCTATGGGGGAATACAATTTTCCATGCTCACTTTTGTCTAATGGGAGTGGAGAGTCAATCCGTTATCTCCATCTTTGTGGTTGCTCCTTTCGACCCACAGCTGAACTTCCTTGGTTAAAAAGCTTGACAAAAGTGCGGCTTCATGCTGTCCGTTTTACTGGGGATGAGTTAGGGTGCCTTCTGTGCAATTCTTTTGCTTTGGAGCGGTTGGTTCTCACGCATTGTGATGAGATGGTTTGCTTGAAGATCCCTTGCATGCTGCGCCGGCTCAGGTACCTACAGGTTTTTGGCTGTGAAGATCTGCGAGCGATAGACAACAAAGCTCCAAATATATCCAGCTTCTTGTACAGCGGAGAACACATTCAACTGTCACTTGGAGACACATTGAAAATGGAGTACATACACTTGTATTTCGGACGTGCACTTCATTATGCTTGTGTTGAACTTCCATCCAGCATGCCAAACCTCAAAATTGCTAATATAGATTCGAGAAGCGAG ATGGCCAATACACCAGTGCCGCGCAGCAAGTTTCTCCACCTCAAGAAGCTAATTATTAGTCTTGACATAATAGCCTTTTCCTATGATTATTTTTCTCTAGTTTCCTTGCTTGGCGCTTGCCCCTCCTTGGAGACACTGGTCTTGGAT GTATCCAAGGAGAAAATGGAGCATGTCTCCATATTCACAGATCCCTCAGATCTGAGGAAAGGACAGCAGCATCACAAGATGAAGAGAGTGAAGATCCTAGGATTCACATCTGCAAAGAGTCTTGTTGAGCTTACTTGCCATTTTCTTGAGAGCATAACATCACTTGAATACCTTAGGCTGGAGTCGTATCAGAGTCGTCCAAGGTGTTGTGTGCCTGCTAACAAACGTCGCAAGTGCTTCCCACTGCCCATTGATGTTCTGAGGGAAGCTCAACGAGGACTCTTGGCTATCAGGACATACATTGAGCCTAAAGTCCCTTCCATGGTAAAGCTACGTGTGGTTGAGCCTTGCCGCCGTTGCCATGCTGCTGTTGAACTTTAG